A stretch of the Musa acuminata AAA Group cultivar baxijiao chromosome BXJ2-7, Cavendish_Baxijiao_AAA, whole genome shotgun sequence genome encodes the following:
- the LOC135617402 gene encoding putative receptor-like protein kinase At1g80870 — MTSRRLSSPSLSASASHRHHVLLLAVAVSASSLLLLVLVLLVLFYFYLSLRRSPTLPLPSNTSPATAANPLRLRRFSYRALRSATASFDPSRSLGRGASAAVFRGVLPDGKSVAVKRLLSSSASCPSSPTRAASSDREFHNELHVLATLLPSPFVVSLLGYCLEGRRRRLLVYEYMPNGSLQEALFGSSSPLNWDRRFSIILDVAQALAFLHLQCDPPVVHGDIKPSNVLLGFDFQAKISDFGLSQMKVDANLGADFFSQDLGQSQELFKSQEDLAPESPQVDFALALRASSSIPCKKQPTPRGKETVAVASPVQDETFSFEHSKESRADPPLDEGRTESSDQLGKRWWWKQDGSGELSSKDYVREWIGSQICPSSNSDWDDGRRTPPEKCFDFRNSTRVEHSDVGDESLFSGSHERNPEKKQGRKKGVLPCDRKMREWWKEEYLAEMSKKGHCQKERKWLRTISDLGDDANKHGRDLTADAGFRKGWRKKRSQSVGSDMFSGDLLSRELSSTTSMRGTVCYVAPECHGCDQLMEKADIYSFGVLILVIVSGRRPLHVLPSPAKPEKASLVSWCRRLLQTGNLLELVDERLTDAYDKEQASLCINLALLCLQRIPELRPDGGDVVRILKGEMELPAMPCEFSPSPPAKHHGRSRRKASMDEE, encoded by the coding sequence ATGACTTCCCGTCGCCTCTCTTCACCTTCCCTTTCCGCCTCCGCCTCCCACCGCCACCACGTCCTACTCCTCGCAGTCGCTGTCTCCGCCTCCTCCCTGCtactcctcgtcctcgtcctcctcgtcctcttctACTTCTACCTCTCCCTTCGTCGCTCCCCCACCCTCCCTTTACCCTCCAACACCTCCCCCGCCACCGCCGCCAATCCCCTCCGCCTCCGCCGCTTCTCCTACCGCGCCCTCCGCTCCGCCACCGCCTCCTTCGACCCCTCCCGGTCCCTGGGCCGCGGCGCCTCCGCCGCCGTCTTCCGCGGCGTTCTACCCGACGGCAAGTCCGTCGCCGTCAAGCgtctcctctcctcctcggccTCCTGTCCTTCCTCCCCCACCCGCGCCGCCTCTTCCGACCGCGAGTTCCACAACGAGCTCCACGTCCTCGCCACCCTCCTACCCTCCCCCTTCGTCGTCTCCCTCCTCGGCTACTGCCTCgagggccgccgccgccgcctcctcgtctacgagtacatgcccaACGGGAGCCTCCAGGAAGCCCTCTTCGGGTCCAGCTCCCCTCTCAACTGGGATCGCCGCTTCTCCATCATCCTCGACGTCGCCCAAGCGCTCGCCTTCCTCCACCTCCAGTGCGATCCCCCGGTCGTCCACGGTGACATCAAGCCCAGCAATGTGCTCCTCGGCTTCGATTTCCAGGCCAAGATTTCCGATTTTGGTCTCTCCCAGATGAAGGTCGACGCCAATCTCGGCGCCGATTTCTTCAGCCAAGATCTCGGTCAGAGCCAGGAGCTGTTCAAGAGCCAGGAGGACCTCGCTCCGGAGAGCCCACAGGTAGACTTCGCCCTCGCCCTCCGTGCTTCTTCATCCATTCCGTGCAAGAAGCAACCGACTCCCAGGGGGAAGGAAACAGTGGCAGTCGCCTCCCCCGTCCAAGACGAGACTTTTAGCTTTGAACACAGTAAGGAATCGAGAGCGGATCCTCCGCTGGATGAAGGAAGGACGGAGTCGAGCGATCAATTGGGGAAGCGTTGGTGGTGGAAGCAGGACGGAAGCGGAGAATTGAGCAGCAAAGACTACGTCAGAGAGTGGATCGGGAGCCAAATTTGCCCCTCGAGCAACTCCGACTGGGACGACGGCCGGAGGACTCCCCCCGAGAAGTGCTTCGATTTCAGGAACTCGACTCGCGTGGAGCATTCGGATGTTGGAGATGAAAGCCTCTTCAGCGGTTCCCACGAGAGGAATCCGGAGAAGAAACAGGGGAGGAAGAAAGGCGTGCTCCCCTGCGACAGGAAGATGAGGGAATGGTGGAAGGAGGAGTACTTGGCAGAAATGAGCAAGAAGGGACATTGCCAGAAAGAGCGGAAGTGGCTCCGAACGATCAGTGATCTCGGCGATGATGCTAATAAGCATGGCCGAGACTTGACCGCGGATGCAGGCTTCAGAAAGggatggaggaagaagaggagtcaGTCAGTGGGCAGCGACATGTTCAGCGGTGATCTGCTCAGTAGGGAGCTGAGCAGCACGACGAGCATGAGAGGCACGGTGTGCTACGTCGCTCCAGAGTGCCATGGCTGTGATCAGCTGATGGAGAAGGCCGATATATACAGCTTCGGGGTTCTGATCCTTGTCATCGTCTCCGGGAGGAGGCCGCTGCACGTGCTGCCGTCGCCGGCGAAGCCAGAGAAGGCGAGCTTGGTGAGCTGGTGCAGGCGGTTGCTTCAAACCGGCAATCTCCTGGAGCTCGTGGATGAGAGGTTGACGGATGCATATGACAAGGAACAGGCGAGCCTTTGCATCAACCTGGCTCTCTTGTGCTTGCAGAGGATTCCGGAGCTGCGGCCGGACGGTGGCGACGTCGTCAGAATTCTCAAGGGGGAGATGGAACTTCCGGCTATGCCATGCGAGTTTTCTCCTTCCCCTCCTGCGAAACACCATGGCAGGTCAAGAAGAAAAGCTTCCATGGATGAAGAGTAG
- the LOC135617405 gene encoding transmembrane 9 superfamily member 9-like: protein MEISRSMAVAPWIAAVLLLSAVAGGLGFYLPGVAPSDFQKKDPLLVKVNKLTSTKTQLPYSYYSLPHCRPDSIVDSAENLGEVLRGDRIENSPYVFEMREPHMCQIVCKVTLNDKDAKDLKEKIEDEYRVNMILDNLPLVVPIKRLDQDTPTFYQHGFYIGAKGQATGKKDVKYYIHNHLSFLVRYHKDMQMDLARIVGFEVKSFSVKHEYEGQWSGNKTRLSTCDPHARRSVVNSDAPQEVEANKDIIFTYDVDFQASEVKWASRWDTYLLMADDQIHWFSIVNSLMIVLFLSGMVAMIMLRTLYRDISKYNQLETQEEAQEETGWKLVHGDVFRPPANSDFLCVYVGTGVQFFGMLLVTMIFAVLGFLSPSNRGGLMTAMLLLWVFMGLFAGYSSARLYKMFKGTEWKKITLRTAFTFPGIVFAIFFVLNALIWGEKSSGAVPFTTMFALVLLWFGISVPLVFVGSYLGFKKPAVEDPVKTNKIPRQIPEQAWYMNPIFSILIGGILPFGAVFIELFFILTSIWLHQFYYIFGFLFLVFLILIVTCAEITIVLCYFQLCSEDYLWWWRSYLTSGSSALYLFLYATFYFFTKLDITKPVSGILYFGYMLIASYAFFVLTGTIGFYACFWFTRLIYSSVKID, encoded by the exons ATGGAGATCTCCCGATCCATGGCGGTGGCCCCCTGGATCGCCGCCGTGCTCCTCCTCTCCGCCGTCGCCGGGGGGCTCGGCTTCTACCTTCCTGGCGTCGCCCCCTCCGACTTCCAGAAG AAAGATCCACTTTTGGTGAAAGTGAACAAGCTAACATCGACAAAAACACAATTGCCATATTCCTATTATTCTCTTCCACATTGTCGACCAGATAGTATAGTTGACAGTGCAGAAAATCTTGGGGAAGTTCTTCGTGGTGATCGTATTGAAAATTCTCCCTATGTG TTTGAAATGAGGGAACCACATATGTGTCAGATTGTCTGCAAGGTTACACTCAATGATAAAGATGCGAAGGACCTTAAGGAAAAGATAGAGGATGAATATCGTGTCAACAT GATTCTCGACAATCTTCCACTTGTTGTTCCTATTAAAAGGCTGGATCAAGATACTCCCACATTTTATCAGCATGGCTTTTACATTGGTGCCAAAGGCCAAGCTACCGGA AAAAAGGATGTGAAGTATTATATCCACAACCATTTGTCATTTTTAGTCAGGTATCACAAGGATATGCAAATGGACCTGGCAAGGATTGTGGGGTTCGAGGTCAAATCATTCAG TGTTAAACACGAGTACGAAGGTCAGTGGAGTGGTAATAAGACTCGCTTAAGCACCTGCGATCCTCATGCCAGACGCTCAGTCGTGAACTCAGATGCCCCACAAGAGGTTGAAGCAAATAAAGATATTATATTCACATATGATGTTGATTTTCAG GCGAGCGAAGTGAAGTGGGCATCTCGATGGGATACCTATCTTCTGATGGCAGATGACCAAATCCACTGGTTTTCTATTGTTAATTCTTTGATGATTGTTCTCTTCCTTTCTGGTATGGTTGCCATGATTATGCTGCGGACTCTTTACCGTGATATCTCCAAGTACAACCAGCTTGAAACTCAAGAAGAAGCTCAAGAAGAGACAGGATGGAAGCTGGTCCATGGGGATGTATTCAGGCCTCCAGCTAACTCAGACTTTTTGTGCGTCTATGTTGGTACAGGTGTTCAGTTCTTTGGTATGTTGCTAGTGACCATGATTTTTGCTGTCCTTGGCTTCCTTTCTCCGTCAAACAGAGGAGGATTAATGACAGCAATGCTCCTACTTTGGGTCTTCATGGGTTTGTTTGCCGGCTATTCTTCTGCCCGCCTCTACAAGATGTTCAAGGGTACAGAATGGAAGAAAATTACCTTGAGGACAGCATTCACATTCCCAGGCATCGTATTTGCTATATTCTTTGTTTTGAATGCTCTCATCTGGGGGGAGAAGTCATCTGGTGCTGTGCCGTTCACGACAATGTTTGCACTCGTATTACTTTGGTTTGGTATCTCTGTGCCCCTGGTGTTTGTCGGCAGTTATCTGGGGTTCAAGAAGCCTGCAGTTGAGGATCCCGTCAAAACAAACAAGATCCCTCGACAGATACCAGAGCAGGCTTGGTACATGAACCCAATTTTCTCGATACTAATCGGAGGCATTCTCCCATTTGGTGCTGTTTTTATCGAGCTCTTCTTCATCCTTACCTCAATCTGGCTGCATCAGTTTTACTACATATTTGGGTTCCTTTTCCTTGTCTTCCTCATCCTTATCGTCACATGTGCCGAGATTACGATTGTTCTCTGCTACTTCCAACTCTGCAGCGAGGATTACCTGTGGTGGTGGAGGTCCTATTTGACGTCAGGGTCCTCGGCGCTATATCTCTTCCTTTATGCCACCTTTTatttcttcacaaagttggacattACGAAGCCAGTATCGGGAATTCTGTACTTTGGCTACATGCTGATTGCCTCCTACGCTTTCTTTGTTCTGACCGGCACGATTGGCTTTTATGCATGCTTTTGGTTCACAAGGTTGATCTATTCATCAGTAAAGATTGATTGA
- the LOC103981796 gene encoding chaperone protein dnaJ 8, chloroplastic-like, whose amino-acid sequence MAMSMGMSGSMGAVSASSMGIYAGRSRVSRGRRSGGDVRCAASTGRLTEQYRTLRVQPGASEKEIKKAFRQLALQYHPDVCKGSNCSVQFHRINEAYDIVMSSLRGPQLEEDRWNDDADETMRGMNDPSWDLWEEWMGWEGAGIRDYSSHINPYI is encoded by the exons ATGGCAATGTCGATGGGGATGTCGGGATCGATGGGGGCGGTGTCGGCATCGTCGATGGGGATCTATGCTGGGAGGAGCAGGGTGTCGAGGGGGAGGAGGAGCGGCGGCGACGTGCGGTGTGCCGCCTCGACCGGGAGGTTGACGGAGCAGTACCGGACGCTTAGAGTTCAGCCCGGGGCGTCGGAGAAGGAAATCAAGAAGGCCTTTAGGCAGCTCGCTCTTCAG TATCATCCAGATGTCTGTAAAGGTAGCAATTGCAGCGTACAGTTCCATCGGATCAACGAAGCCTATGAT attgtgatgagcagCCTGAGAGGACCTCAGTTGGAGGAAGATCGATGGAACGACGATGCAGACGAGACGATGAGGGGAATGAATGATCCAAGCTGGGATTTGTGGGAAGAATGGATGGGGTGGGAAGGGGCTGGTATCAGAGACTACTCCTCGCACATCAACCCTTACATTTGA